A region from the Lolium perenne isolate Kyuss_39 chromosome 4, Kyuss_2.0, whole genome shotgun sequence genome encodes:
- the LOC127348571 gene encoding protein STRICTOSIDINE SYNTHASE-LIKE 10-like → MGCGMSRLAKAVVSLAIIIMLLMPGALAATMASIDATRSQHLPLPRGTVRGPESVAFDGEGHGPYSGVSDGRVLKWNGDKLGWTTYTHGPGYDSQTCTATKFRPETATESRCGRPLGLRFDQRTGDLYVADAYKGLMRVGPGGGEATVLVNNVDGVPLRFTNGVDVDQTTGQVYFTDSSMNYNRAQHEMVTRTGDSTGRLMRYDPRTSDVTVLQTDMTYSNGVTLSTDRTHLVVASTGPCKLLRHWIKGPDAGRSEPFADLPGYPDNVRPDTRGGYWVALHREKNELPFGRDSHLLAVRVGANGKILEEMRGPKSVRPTEIMERGNGKIFMGSVELPYVSVVKRK, encoded by the coding sequence ATGGGGTGCGGGATGAGCCGCCTCGCCAAGGCCGTCGTCTCGCTGGCCATCATCATCATGCTGCTCATGCCCGGCGCCCTGGCGGCCACCATGGCTAGCATCGACGCCACCCGGAGCCAGCACCTGCCGCTTCCACGCGGGACGGTGCGCGGGCCAGAGAGCGTCGCCTTCGACGGCGAGGGCCACGGCCCCTACAGCGGCGTCTCGGACGGCCGCGTGCTCAAGTGGAACGGCGACAAGCTCGGCTGGACCACCTACACGCACGGCCCCGGCTACGACAGCCAGACGTGCACGGCCACCAAGTTCCGCCCGGAGACCGCCACCGAGAGCCGCTGCGGCCGCCCGCTCGGCCTGCGGTTCGACCAGAGGACGGGAGACCTGTACGTGGCCGACGCGTACAAGGGGCTCATGCGGGTCGGCCCCGGCGGCGGGGAGGCCACCGTGCTGGTCAACAACGTCGACGGCGTGCCTCTCCGCTTCACCAACGGGGTCGACGTCGACCAAACCACCGGGCAGGTCTACTTCACGGATAGCTCCATGAACTACAACAGGGCGCAGCACGAGATGGTGACTAGAACCGGGGACTCCACGGGGCGTCTCATGAGGTACGACCCGCGCACATCAGACGTCACCGTGCTCCAAACGGACATGACCTACTCTAATGGCGTCACCCTCAGCACCGACCGTACCCACCTCGTGGTCGCGTCCACCGGGCCGTGCAAGCTACTAAGGCACTGGATCAAAGGGCCCGACGCGGGGAGATCCGAGCCTTTCGCTGACCTCCCTGGCTACCCTGATAATGTAAGGCCTGACACGAGAGGAGGTTACTGGGTGGCGCTACACCGTGAGAAAAACGAGCTGCCCTTCGGCCGTGACAGCCATCTGCTCGCCGTGAGGGTTGGTGCCAAtgggaagattctcgaggagatgaGAGGCCCCAAGAGCGTTAGGCCGACAGAGATAATGGAGAGGGGCAATGGTAAAATCTTCATGGGTTCCGTGGAGCTGCCTTATGTCAGCGTAGTTAAACGCAAATAG
- the LOC127293662 gene encoding uncharacterized protein: MEAAEEQAAAAPVAADCAMEEDASAEVAISPAGEEDAAAAAAAAAAYSWPELRFDLPPRRVHHFADQFRAPRSSAGNFLKGVKWSPDGSSFLTSSDDNSLRLFYLPEDAYSADTAAEAAVGGQDSYGASLQVNEGEPVYDFCWYPYMSVSDPATCVFASTSRDHPIHLWDAATGELRCTYRAYDAMDEITAALSISFNSTGSKLFAGYNKSIRVFDVHRPGRDFEEYSLAKGGEGPTGIVSSISFSPQNGMLAVGSYSQTTAVYAESNMEPLYVLHGQLGGVTQVLFSKDGNYLYTGGRKDPYILCWDIRNTVEIVYKLYRSCDTTNQRVQFDIEPCGKHLATGGQDGMVHVYDLQGGEWVTGFQAAADTVNGFSFHPYLPLATTSSGHRRFGMEDESKEESSLSGDENCCSVWKFSCSQET, from the exons ATGGAAGCGGCGGAGGAGCAAGCAGCGGCCGCGCCGGTGGCCGCCGACTGCGCGATGGAGGAGGACGCGTCTGCGGAGGTCGCGATTTCCCCGGCGGGGGAGGaggatgctgctgctgctgcggcggcggcggcggcgtactcATGGCCCGAGCTCCGCTTCGATCTCCCGCCGCGCCGCGTCCACCACTTCGCCGACCAGTTCCGCGCCCCGCGCTCCTCCGCCGGCAACTTCCTCAAGGGCGTCAAGTGGTCCCCCGACGGCTCCTCCTTCCTCACCAGCTCCGACGACAACTCCCTCCGCCTCTTCTACCT GCCGGAGGACGCGTACAGTGCTGACACTGCCGCTGAGGCCGCCGTCGGAGGCCAAG ATTCCTACGGTGCGAGCCTCCAGGTGAACGAGGGCGAGCCTGTGTACGACTTCTGCTGGTACCCCTACATGTCGGTGTCCG ATCCAGCCACCTGTGTGTTTGCGAGCACTAGTCGTGATCATCCGATACACCTCTGGGACGCCGCCACGGGGGAG CTTCGTTGCACTTACAGAGCGTATGATGCCATGGATGAGATTACAGCTGCGCTTTCGATATCATTTAATTCTACAGGATCTAA GCTCTTTGCTGGATACAACAAATCAATTAGAGTGTTTGATGTCCATAGGCCCGGTAGAGATTTTGAGGAATACTCTTTGGCTAAAGGGGGTGAAGGGCCAACTG GTATAGTATCTTCAATCTCGTTCTCTCCTCAGAATGGGATGCTTGCAGTTGGCTCGTATAGCCAGACAACAGCTGTTTATGCAGAGAGTAACATGGAGCCATTGTATGTCTTACATGGCCAGCTTGGGGGTGTTACACAG GTGCTCTTTTCAAAAGATGGAAATTATTTATATACCGGAGGGCGGAAG GATCCATACATATTATGTTGGGATATTCGAAACACTGTAGAGATTGTTTACAA GTTGTACCGATCGTGTGATACTACTAATCAGAGAGTACAATTTGATATAGAGCCATGTGGCAAGCATCTTGCCACTGGTGGGCAG GATGGCATGGTCCATGTTTATGATCTTCAAGGTGGCGAGTGGGTGACGGGCTTCCAAGCAGCTGCTG ATACTGTCAACGGATTCTCTTTTCATCCATACCTTCCTCTTGCTACCACATCTTCTGGGCACAGAAGGTTTGGCATGGAAGATGAATCCAAAGAGGAATCAAGCTTGTCAG GTGATGAGAACTGCTGCTCTGTCTGGAAGTTTTCTTGCTCGCAAGAAACTTGA
- the LOC127293661 gene encoding uncharacterized protein encodes MSDEPPAATAAEAEKGQQAEQGGGGWGGWGLSVFSEISRSAVEVAKSAMADIQLPPEQEAAGPGDGEEKGKEPEGEEDERRKAALDKLENASEDSLLGQGLKAFDTSVESLTTGTWQALGSAWKSGSLIVQKLETSASSFAETIQQGELPAKASEIAPTILETGKSFTARGMEMLERVGKETMELIIDETGMEVEKGTGEGDQQTEEEPFEEVSFDRCFYIYGGPDQLEELEALSSHYALVFNRKKSKLVAEQKAYYDGKIKEVQQILTLSTKTEEDGPEPDKGKKIEAADTDGDAEMKKLCDSSVSKAAKMAAGFTTALGGLSPSDIIKRTTDRLETIHSEGVHRLSEMCCLAVSQLLVLGKSVISAADTSKNEDGDDVKIDWPEDLVSKAEIIRCRAQSIAGDIEKVSTSFATGISDVAEAYAAAIQNALTDKQGDVPHQSVQEKAKYISSHLKSDQTCAVSKLHDALQYLAYVVVCTSMPSA; translated from the exons atgtccgacgaaccgccggcggcGACCGCCGCGGAGGCCGAGAAGGGCCAGCAAGCCGAGCAGGGCGGCGGGGGTTGGGGCGGCTGGGGCCTCTCCGTCTTCTCCGAGATCTCCCGCAGC GCGGTGGAGGTGGCCAAGAGCGCCATGGCCGACATCCAGCtgccgccggagcaggaggcggcGGGACCCGGGGACGGGGAAGAGAAGGGTAAGGAACCCGAGGGGGAGGAGGACGAGCGACGCAAGGCCGCGCTGGATAAGCTGGAGAATGCTAGCGAGGACTCGCTCCTGGGACAG GGGCTCAAGGCGTTCGATACCTCGGTGGAGAGCCTCACCACCGGGACGTGGCAGGCGCTCGGAAGCGCGTGGAAGAGTGGCTCGCTCATTGTTCAGAA ATTGGAAACTTCTGCCTCAAGCTTTGCTGAAACCATTCAACAAGGGGAATTGCCTGCCAAAGCATCTGAAATTGCACCAACCATTTTAGAG ACAGGGAAGTCGTTCACAGCCAGAGGAATGGAAATGCTTGAGCGTGTTGGAAAAGAGACGATGGAGTTGATTATTGATGAGACTGGAATGGAAGTTGAAAAAGGCACCGGCGAAGGTGATCAGCAAACAGAAGAGGAACCGTTTGAAGAAGTTTCATTCGACAGATGCTTCTACATTTATGGAGGACCTGATCAGTTAGAG GAGCTGGAGGCATTGTCAAGCCACTATGCGTTGGTATTTAATAGGAAAAAGTCAAAACTTGTTGCTGAGCAGAAAGCATATTATGATGGAAAGATTAAAGAAGTACAACAGATTTTAACTCTTAGTACCAAGACTGAGGAAGATGGACCAGAACCTGACAAAGGGAAGAAGATTGAAGCAGCTGATACTGATGGTGATGCAGAAATGAAGAAGTTATGTGACTCAAGTGTTAGCAAGGCTGCTAAAATGGCTGCGGG GTTCACGACTGCCTTGGGTGGACTTTCTCCGAGTGATATTATCAAACGAACTACGGATAGGCTGGAGACCATTCACTCAGAGGGTGTCCAC AGATTGTCAGAGATGTGCTGCCTTGCAGTTTCTCAGCTTCTTGTGCTTGGGAAATCAGTTATCTCTGCTGCAGATACATCGAAGAATGAAGATGGAGATGATGTGAAAATTGACTGGCCTGAAGATCTCGTTTCAAAAGCAGAAATTATCAGATGCAGGGCGCAATCCATCGCTGGGGATATTGAGAAAGTCTCCACGAGTTTTGCTACAG GCATCTCAGATGTTGCGGAAGCATATGCAGCAGCTATACAAAATGCTCTCACGGACAAGCAGGGCGATGTCCCACATCAGTCGGTGCAGGAGAAAGCTAAGTACATATCCAGCCATCTGAAGTCTGACCAGACTTGCGCCGTCAGCAAGCTACATGACGCCCTCCAGTACCTGGCTTACGTTGTTGTCTGCACCTCAATGCCAAGTGCCTAG
- the LOC127293660 gene encoding vacuolar protein sorting-associated protein 51 homolog, with the protein MATAAGAPPTAMDEKARRTRDLLASFYNTDPAAAGAVPASPARPSPAASSVSPLESINSASFNPDVYMDVLVQQSNLEGLLQGHVKMAAEIKNLDTDLQMLVYENYNKFISATDTIKRMKTNIVGMETNMEQLLGKITSVQSRSDTVNTSLFNKRENIEKLHRTRNLLRKVQFIYDLPTRLNKCIKAEAYADAVKFFTGAKPIFEAYGDSSFQDCKKASEEAMDIVIQHLQAKLYSDSEPIEARAEAVVLLKQLNFPVDNLKSSLLEKLEDCLLNFQNKPTNASIGDISKTFRAYLIIFPDSERRLIELAHALFTNRYETVRETLKERIPSTDLLAILRGLWEDATAIDEVIPEAALPAFSLETTRDIIKQHIATAFLHLQTEISDVLVRTHSTSNEKLEESQLQTAMEKSKIKVSQGCIDLLQEFHHLIDGDTELIVKLKDLIIDWVQEGFQDFFQKLDGHFHLLSGRSKSFSQESNSIDSVQIDKIPTVLVLMLAQLCVFIEQTTIPKVTEDLAASFSGGGARSYEYGPPFVPGEICRLYRSSGEKFLHHYINMKTQKISKLLNKRFSTPVWIKHKEPREVNMFVDLLLLEFNGVVSEVKQILPGLIRRHRHSDSTGSTTSSRSNPMREDMLNRSNTTRTRSQFLENHLAKLFEQKMEIFTKVEYTQESVISAVLKLCLKSLQEFVRLQTFNRSGFQQIQLDMEFLKSSLKEFIDDEAAISFLLKEVNNAAHERCLDPIPLEAPILDKLINAKLAKIKEQGPNV; encoded by the exons ATGGCGACCGCCGCCGGCGCGCCGCCGACGGCAATGGACGAGAAGGCTCGGCGCACGCGCGATCTCCTGGCCAGTTTTTACAACACCGACCCCGCGGCCGCCGGCGCTGTTCCCGCGTCCCCGGCGCGGCCCTCCCCGGCCGCCTCCTCCGTCTCGCCACTCGAATCCATCAACTCCGCCTCCTTCAACCCCGATGTCTACATGGACGTCCTG GTGCAACAATCAAACTTGGAAGGCCTTCTGCAGGGGCATGTGAAAATGGCTGCCGAGATCAAGAACCTGGACACAGACTTACAGATGCTAGTATACGAAAACTATAACAAGTTTATAAGTGCAACTGACACTATAAAAAG GATGAAGACTAACATTGTTGGTATGGAGACAAACATGGAACAACTACTTGGAAAG ATAACATCAGTGCAATCAAGAAGTGATACAGTGAACACATCTCTTTTCAACAAAAGGGAAAACATAGAGAAATTACACCGTACACGCAATCTTCTCCGGAAAGTTCAA TTCATATATGATTTGCCAACTCGGCTGAACAAATGTATCAAGGCAGAAGCATATGCGGATGCTGTCAAATTTTTTACTGGAGCAAAACCTATTTTTGAG GCCTACGGTGATTCATCCTTTCAAGATTGTAAAAAGGCATCCGAGGAGGCTATGGATATAGTTATACAACACCTTCAG GCAAAGTTGTACTCAGATTCTGAACCTATTGAAGCAAGAGCAGAAGCTGTGGTGCTTCTTAAACAACTTAATTTTCCT GTGGACAACCTAAAATCAAGCCTACTTGAGAAACTCGAAGATTGCCTTCTAAATTTCCAGAACAAGCCCACAAAT GCTTCAATTGGTGATATTTCCAAGACATTCCGTGCTTATCTCATAATATTTCCTGATTCAGAAAGACGTCTCATTGAACTTGCTCATGCTTTGTTCACAAA CCGCTATGAAACAGTCAGAGAGACTCTGAAGGAAAGAATTCCATCAACAGATCTGTTGGCAATTCTAC GAGGCTTATGGGAGGACGCAACTGCCATCGACGAAGTTATACCAGAGGCAGCGCTGCCAGCTTTTTCCTTGGAG ACTACTCGAGACATTATTAAGCAACACATAGCAACTGCCTTTCTTCATCTTCAAACTGAAATATCAG ATGTACTGGTCAGAACACACTCAACATCAAACGAGAAGTTGGAAGAGTCACAGCTGCAAACTGCCATGGAAAAAAGCAAAATTAAAGTATCCCAAGGGTGCATAGATCTCCTGCAG GAATTCCATCACCTTATAGATGGCGATACAGAGTTGATAGTAAAGCTGAAAGATTTGATTATTGATTGGGTACAAGAAGGTTTTCAAGATTTCTTTCAGAAACTtgatgggcattttcatctgcttTCTGGGAGAAGCAAGAGTTTCTCTCAAGAGTCAAATTCTATAGATTCTGTGCAAATCGACAAGATTCCGACAGTGTTGGTGCTTATGCTTGCACAGCTTTGTGTTTTCATAGAACAGACAACAATTCCTAAAGTGACAGAG GATTTGGCTGCTTCTTTCTCTGGAGGTGGGGCACGCAGCTATGAATATGGACCACCTTTTGTACCCGGGGAGATATGTCGGCTATATCGCTCATCTGGGGAGAAATTTTTGCACCAT TACATAAATATGAAGACTCAGAAGATCTCCAAACTTCTTAATAAGCGATTTTCAACACCAGTCTGGATAAAG CACAAGGAACCACGGGAAGTTAACATGTTTGTTGATCTACTTCTCCTAGAG TTCAATGGTGTAGTATCTGAAGTCAAGCAGATCttgcctggtttaattcgacgacATCGGCATTCTGATAGCACTGGCAGCACCACTTCTTCAAGAAGCAATCCAATGCGAGAGGACATGTTGAACCGATCAAACACAACACGTACTAGAAGTCAGTTTCTAGAAAATCATCTAGCAAAATTATTCGAACAGAAAATGGAAATATTCACGAAAGTTGAATACACACAG GAGTCTGTAATTTCTGCCGTCCTGAAGCTTTGCCTGAAAAGTTTGCAAGAATTTGTCCGGCTTCAGACTTTCAACAGAAGTGGATTTCAGCAGATTCAGTTGGATATGGAATTTCTGAAGAGCTCCCTTAAGGAGTTTATTGATGATGAAGCAGCTATAAGCTTCTTACTTAAAGAG GTGAACAATGCTGCACACGAAAGATGTCTTGACCCAATACCTCTCGAGGCCCCAATACTAGATAAGCTCATAAATGCAAAACTAGCAAAAATTAAAGAGCAAGGCCCAAATGTATAG
- the LOC127348569 gene encoding protein STRICTOSIDINE SYNTHASE-LIKE 10-like: protein MGCGMSRLTKAVVSLAIIIMLLMPSALAATMASIDATRSQHLPLPRGTVRGPESVAFDGEGHGPYSGVSDGRVLKWNGDKLGWTTYTHGPGYDSQTCTATKFRPETATESRCGRPLGLRFDQRTGDLYVADAYKGLMRVGPGGGEATVLVNNVDGVPLRFTNGVDVDQTTGQVYFTDSSMNYNRAQHEMVTRTGDSTGRLMRYDPRTSDVTVLQTDMTYPNGVTLSADHTHLVVASTGPCKLLRHWIKGPDAGRSEPFADLPGYPDNVRPDTRGGYWVALHREKNELPFGRDSHLLAVRVGANGKILEEMRGPKSVRPTEIMERGNGKIYMGSVELPYVSVVKRK from the coding sequence ATGGGGTGCGGGATGAGCCGCCTCACCAAGGCCGTCGTCTCGCTGGCCATCATCATCATGCTGCTCATGCCCAGCGCCCTGGCGGCAACCATGGCTAGCATCGACGCCACCCGGAGCCAGCACCTGCCGCTTCCACGCGGGACGGTGCGCGGACCGGAGAGCGTCGCCTTCGACGGCGAGGGCCACGGCCCCTACAGCGGCGTCTCGGACGGCCGCGTGCTCAAGTGGAACGGCGACAAGCTCGGCTGGACCACCTACACGCACGGCCCCGGCTACGACAGCCAGACGTGCACGGCCACCAAGTTCCGCCCGGAGACCGCCACCGAGAGCCGCTGCGGCCGCCCGCTCGGCCTGCGGTTCGACCAGAGGACGGGGGACCTGTACGTGGCCGATGCGTACAAGGGGCTCATGCGGGTCGGCCCCGGCGGCGGGGAGGCCACCGTGCTGGTCAACAACGTCGATGGCGTGCCTCTCCGCTTCACCAACGGGGTCGACGTCGACCAGACCACCGGACAGGTCTACTTCACCGACAGCTCCATGAACTACAACAGGGCCCAGCATGAGATGGTGACGAGGACAGGGGACTCGACGGGGCGCCTCATGAGGTACGACCCGCGCACCTCGGATGTCACCGTGCTCCAAACGGACATGACCTACCCTAACGGCGTCACCCTCAGCGCCGACCATACCCACCTTGTGGTCGCGTCCACCGGGCCATGCAAGCTACTAAGGCACTGGATCAAAGGGCCCGATGCGGGAAGATCCGAGCCTTTCGCCGACCTCCCGGGCTACCCTGATAATGTAAGGCCCGACACGAGAGGAGGTTACTGGGTGGCGCTACACCGTGAGAAAAACGAGCTACCCTTCGGCCGTGACAGCCATCTTCTCGCCGTGAGGGTTGGTGCCAATGGGAAGATACTTGAAGAGATGAGAGGCCCCAAGAGCGTAAGGCCGACCGAGATTATGGAGAGGGGGAATGGCAAAATCTACATGGGTTCTGTTGAGCTGCCTTATGTCAGTGTAGTTAAACGTAAATAG
- the LOC127347081 gene encoding MEIOTIC F-BOX protein MOF-like translates to MLRKVEDRLSALPDDLLHAVLSRLKARQAVQTCVLSTRWRYLWRSVPRLDIDQQEFRPAGDDYSIREVQSFKNFVHILLHRHDVAHLEEFRLDVSYAIRKYADSWVRHGIGQDDVWPCRLKRLHLRNVILDDYFARHVRFRCPSLQEMELTNCTNLLSEASVITPSSLKKLVVNDYLGGTPFGLILEAPALASLCLAGYVDFIVENETPLTLPSLVDASIYMHEIKMLNDGIFLREDRTGNQMQLLRKLANVTTLELSGLGVFQVHDDCLGLNFPQFTNLRTLSLDHCDLCDNFLLLKHFLRNSPNLMKLVLYCCKLSDPEPREGVLKNIASYPQDMGDVIYENLRLTEIIYRFDDVHLLVEFLLGLSRNLPNNKVELSGVDY, encoded by the exons ATGCTTCGCAAGGTTGAGGACCGGTTGAGCGCCCTGCCGGACGATCTCCTCCATGCCGTCCTTTCGCGCCTCAAGGCCCGGCAGGCCGTGCAGACTTGCGTGCTCTCCACGAGGTGGAGGTACCTATGGCGCTCCGTGCCGCGCCTCGACATCGACCAGCAGGAGTTCCGTCCCGCCGGAGATGACTACTCCATCCGCGAGGTCCAGAGTTTCAAGAACTTCGTCCACATCCTCCTGCACCGCCACGACGTGGCACACCTGGAAGAGTTCCGGCTGGATGTAAGCTATGCCATCCGCAAGTATGCCGACAGTTGGGTCCGCCATGGCATAGGCCAGGACGATGTATGGCCTTGCCGGCTCAAAAGGTTGCATCTCCGCAACGTGATCCTGGACGATTACTTCGCGAGGCACGTCAGGTTCCGGTGCCCTTCTCTCCAAGAGATGGAACTGACCAACTGCACCAACCTGCTCTCCGAGGCCAGTGTGATCACCCCCTCTTCGCTGAAGAAATTGGTTGTCAACGATTATTTGGGCGGTACTCCTTTCGGCCTGATTCTCGAGGCTCCtgctcttgcttccctctgcCTCGCTGGGTATGTTGATTTCATTGTTGAGAACGAGACGCCACTTACTTTGCCGTCTCTTGTCGATGCATCGATTTATATGCATGAGATCAAAATGTTGAATGACGGCATCTTTCTACGCGAAGACAGAACTGGGAACCAGATGCAACTTCTTCGCAAGCTGGCCAATGTGACGACGTTGGAGTTGTCTGGCTTAGGGGTG TTTCAGGTCCATGATGACTGTTTGGGCTTAAATTTCCCTCAGTTCACGAACCTAAGAACACTGTCCCTGGACCATTGCGATCTTTGTGACAACTTCCTACTGTTGAAGCATTTCCTGCGCAACTCGCCTAATCTGATGAAGCTCGTTCTGTACTGCTGCAAG CTGTCGGATCCCGAACCCAGAGAGGGGGTGTTGAAGAACATTGCTTCATACCCCCAAGACATGGGGGATGTCATATACGAGAACCTCAGGCTCACCGAGATCATATACAGATTTGACGATGTCCACTTACTGGTCGAGTTTTTGCTGGGCCTGTCGAGGAACCTGCCAAATAACAAGGTCGAACTTTCTGGAGTTGATTACTAG